A DNA window from Leptospira selangorensis contains the following coding sequences:
- the ileS gene encoding isoleucine--tRNA ligase, whose translation MKEEDKKNPYSNTVILPQTDFPMKAGLSTREPDQIKTWQSEKILRKMQEKRKDRPQFILHDGPPYANGNFHTGHALNKILKDMIVKSKFFAGYQTDMIPGWDCHGLPIEVQVLKNLGKKAREIGPEELRKLCREYAEQWVQKQGQDLSRFLCFWEEGKIYKTMSPDFEAKIVEVFGDLFEKGYVYRGKKPVYWCIELATAHAEAEIEYYPHKSPSIYVKFPVKGQDGKFCLIWTTTPWTLPANLAISFNPKFAYSFYATPNGEELLIADGLKETVEKAAEVQLTKKESVSQETLSKMVFRHPFLDQDSIPLFGEHVTLDAGTGAVHTAPGHGQDDYKIGLAAGLEPYSPVDDYGRYTDEFPMMKGIKVWDANPKIVELLKEKNLLLHYSILEHSYPHSWRSKKPLIFRATPQWFFQMDYQQLREKSLEAIDKVSWIPNWGITRIRSMVETRPDWCLSRQRNWGVPIPAFTCENCNETHLDAKSVKFFTDLVRTKGIEIWYSEPADSLLPPDTKCSKCGSSSFRKGKDILDVWFDSGVSNFAVLKERGNEPPADLYLEGSDQHRGWFQSSLWPSMALRGIPPYKSVLTHGYVLDEQGRAMSKSLGNGIDPTTDIINVYGADILRLWVSSQDFRDDVKVGKDGLKIIADNYRKIRNTFRYLLGNLTGHSSDQNLNVSDLEEVDKYYLSKLAQLAEELKNHYENYQFHQVYQKLLLFCTVTLSQDYFEMIRDRMYCDRRDSKTRRSSCTALQIILETLCIYSASILSFTTEEVWKENGKKESVFTEEFPDLSAFKNKELEAKFEEALAARETVHKSLELARQASKLGKSLEAAVEISPKAENKLQKDFSLEALELIFTVSQVGFEKSDREQLSEYSDEHFSVRVVKPKEEECPRCWRHPAEERHNGLCKRCAAAV comes from the coding sequence ATGAAAGAAGAAGATAAGAAGAATCCATATTCAAATACAGTAATACTCCCTCAAACGGATTTTCCTATGAAGGCCGGGCTTTCCACAAGAGAACCCGATCAGATCAAAACCTGGCAGTCGGAAAAAATCCTGCGTAAAATGCAGGAAAAAAGAAAGGATCGTCCTCAGTTCATTCTTCATGATGGCCCCCCTTATGCAAACGGTAACTTTCACACGGGACACGCACTTAATAAGATCTTAAAGGACATGATCGTTAAGTCCAAATTTTTTGCGGGTTACCAAACAGACATGATCCCTGGTTGGGACTGTCATGGTCTTCCGATCGAAGTTCAGGTGCTTAAGAACCTGGGAAAAAAAGCAAGAGAGATCGGACCGGAAGAATTAAGAAAACTTTGTAGAGAATACGCGGAACAATGGGTCCAAAAACAAGGACAAGACCTTTCTCGTTTTTTATGTTTCTGGGAAGAAGGTAAGATCTACAAAACGATGAGCCCCGATTTCGAGGCAAAGATCGTGGAAGTTTTCGGAGATTTATTCGAAAAAGGTTATGTATACCGAGGCAAAAAGCCGGTTTATTGGTGTATAGAACTTGCGACGGCTCATGCTGAAGCGGAGATAGAATATTATCCTCATAAATCTCCATCCATCTATGTAAAATTCCCGGTCAAAGGACAGGATGGAAAATTCTGTCTGATCTGGACCACTACTCCGTGGACTCTTCCAGCAAACCTTGCAATTAGTTTTAATCCTAAATTCGCATATTCATTTTATGCAACTCCTAACGGAGAAGAATTACTTATTGCAGATGGACTAAAAGAAACGGTAGAAAAAGCCGCAGAAGTCCAACTCACTAAGAAAGAATCCGTCTCCCAGGAAACACTTTCTAAAATGGTATTCCGTCATCCATTCTTGGATCAGGATTCTATTCCTCTTTTCGGAGAACATGTGACTCTGGATGCAGGAACTGGAGCAGTCCATACAGCACCAGGACATGGGCAAGACGACTATAAGATCGGTTTAGCTGCAGGTTTGGAACCTTATTCTCCTGTAGATGATTACGGTAGATATACCGACGAATTCCCGATGATGAAGGGAATCAAGGTTTGGGATGCAAATCCTAAGATCGTAGAATTACTTAAAGAAAAAAATCTACTTCTTCATTATTCGATATTAGAACATAGCTATCCTCATAGCTGGAGAAGTAAGAAGCCGCTGATCTTCCGTGCAACTCCACAATGGTTTTTCCAAATGGATTACCAACAGCTACGAGAAAAATCCTTAGAAGCGATCGACAAAGTAAGTTGGATCCCTAACTGGGGAATCACCAGGATCCGCTCCATGGTAGAGACAAGACCTGACTGGTGTCTTTCCAGACAAAGAAACTGGGGAGTTCCAATCCCTGCATTCACTTGCGAAAATTGTAATGAAACTCATCTGGATGCAAAATCCGTAAAATTCTTCACAGACCTCGTAAGAACCAAAGGAATAGAGATCTGGTACAGCGAACCGGCTGATTCACTTCTTCCTCCTGATACAAAATGTTCCAAATGTGGGTCTTCTTCTTTTAGAAAAGGAAAAGATATTTTAGATGTTTGGTTCGACTCTGGGGTTTCTAATTTTGCAGTTCTAAAAGAAAGAGGCAACGAACCTCCTGCAGATCTGTATCTGGAAGGTTCAGACCAGCATAGAGGTTGGTTCCAGTCCAGTCTTTGGCCTTCTATGGCATTACGTGGAATTCCTCCTTATAAATCCGTTCTTACTCACGGATATGTTTTGGATGAACAAGGAAGAGCGATGTCCAAGTCTTTGGGCAATGGAATAGATCCGACCACCGATATTATCAATGTATATGGAGCGGATATACTCAGACTTTGGGTCAGCTCTCAAGACTTCAGAGACGATGTAAAAGTAGGCAAAGACGGCCTTAAGATCATCGCCGATAATTACAGAAAGATCCGAAACACATTCAGATATCTTTTAGGTAACTTGACGGGACATTCTTCGGACCAAAATCTAAATGTTTCCGACTTGGAAGAAGTAGACAAATATTATCTATCCAAACTGGCACAACTTGCGGAAGAACTGAAAAACCATTACGAGAATTATCAGTTCCACCAAGTATATCAGAAACTTCTTCTATTCTGCACCGTAACACTTTCCCAAGATTATTTTGAAATGATCCGGGATAGAATGTATTGTGACAGAAGAGATTCTAAAACTAGAAGATCTTCTTGCACTGCACTTCAGATCATATTAGAAACTCTTTGTATATATTCCGCTTCTATCTTAAGTTTCACTACCGAAGAAGTTTGGAAAGAGAATGGTAAGAAAGAATCTGTATTTACGGAAGAATTCCCGGATCTTTCTGCTTTTAAAAACAAAGAACTAGAAGCTAAATTCGAAGAAGCATTGGCTGCAAGAGAAACAGTCCACAAATCTTTGGAACTTGCAAGACAGGCGAGTAAATTGGGAAAATCTTTAGAAGCTGCAGTGGAAATTTCCCCCAAAGCAGAGAATAAACTTCAAAAGGACTTCTCTTTAGAGGCTCTGGAACTGATCTTTACCGTTTCTCAAGTAGGTTTCGAAAAATCGGACAGAGAACAATTATCGGAATATTCTGATGAACATTTTTCGGTTAGAGTGGTAAAACCTAAAGAAGAAGAATGTCCTCGCTGCTGGAGACATCCAGCAGAGGAAAGACATAACGGTCTTTGCAAACGTTGTGCAGCGGCTGTTTAA
- a CDS encoding leucine-rich repeat domain-containing protein yields MRSSQKIGIAYLILCAAFIISDCRRPASEILNEASRNPSSIEKLDLGLGKLGTVPPALFNFPNLKWLDLRMNELTSLPENAGDWSNLEHLNIYGNDIEKLPASVSKLSKLRFFFAGNNDFVGIPTELPANSIQTIYLDSNKIEFKESDIDIIMGFPKLEVLDLARNRKIGSFPKNFGFLASHPKLRLLILKETGLKPSQIESARKLLPKVKIEF; encoded by the coding sequence ATGAGATCCAGTCAAAAAATCGGTATCGCCTATTTAATCCTTTGTGCTGCTTTTATTATTTCGGATTGTAGACGTCCTGCTTCCGAAATTTTAAACGAGGCTTCCAGAAACCCGAGCTCTATCGAAAAATTAGACTTAGGACTTGGTAAACTAGGAACGGTTCCCCCGGCACTATTCAATTTTCCGAACCTGAAGTGGTTGGATCTAAGAATGAACGAACTTACTTCTCTTCCAGAAAATGCGGGAGACTGGAGTAATTTAGAACATTTGAATATTTATGGGAACGATATAGAAAAACTTCCCGCTTCCGTTTCCAAACTTTCTAAACTCAGATTTTTTTTCGCAGGAAATAACGACTTTGTTGGAATTCCTACAGAACTGCCCGCAAATTCTATCCAAACAATTTATCTGGATTCCAATAAGATAGAATTCAAAGAATCCGATATAGATATTATAATGGGATTTCCAAAATTAGAAGTTTTGGATCTGGCCAGAAATAGAAAGATCGGGTCTTTTCCTAAAAACTTTGGATTTTTAGCAAGCCATCCTAAACTAAGACTTCTGATCTTAAAAGAAACAGGTCTAAAACCTTCTCAAATAGAATCCGCAAGAAAACTTCTCCCAAAAGTGAAGATAGAATTTTAA
- the purL gene encoding phosphoribosylformylglycinamidine synthase subunit PurL has translation MEKESVSLQDALEHGLTSEEFSKIQEILGRLPNSTELGIFSAMWSEHCSYKNSILQLKTLPTKSDKLLAQAGEENAGAMDIGQGLAVVFKIESHNHPTAVEPYQGAATGVGGIMRDIFTMGARPIVSLNSLRFGNPDEPRNKYLLSRAVKGIGDYGNSLGIAVSGGELFIDECFSKNPLVNAMTVGIVRHDQMASATTGGKVGNAVFIVGSTTGRDGIHGASFASKDLTKESESKRSAVQVGDPFMEKLLMEASLEAIQKKLLIGIQDMGAAGISCATSEMSAKGKSGMRINLDLVPFRETGMNAYEAMLSESQERMLVIPEKGKEEELVAIFKKWNLNAVQIGEVTDTGLLEVYKDGNLKAKIPADTLVLGGGAPRYVRETKRPTYLDQVSSWTPDSTLDLQENEAGKKLLKLLNSWNISSRKPIIEQYDTEVGLVKLIGPGADGGLSAIPDTDMALATATDCNSRFTYLDPYWGAALAVCEAARNVAVTGAEPLGVTNNLNFANPYIPENYYMFSECVRGMGDACRFLGLPVTGGNVSFYNESPEGPIFPTPTIGMVGILDKQKEAVWGAPKKAGLSLALIGKFNPSLGGSEYQKTFLGKVQGQIPKFELSDEKSLLEVLVSLRKNGSLSFAKDLSLGGIVVALAKIVILSGLGIKADLNVIKQSRKDLTLFGESSGSVLIGYEKGKEESIKSLVTSKGLDFYSIGTVESDPKLEIQGYGISISSNELKSVYESGLEEIFK, from the coding sequence ATGGAAAAAGAATCCGTCTCCCTCCAAGACGCTCTCGAACACGGTCTTACCTCAGAAGAATTTAGCAAAATCCAGGAAATCCTAGGCAGACTCCCTAACTCCACAGAACTCGGAATTTTCTCCGCAATGTGGTCGGAGCATTGCTCTTATAAAAATTCTATCCTTCAATTAAAAACTCTTCCTACAAAGTCTGATAAACTTTTGGCCCAAGCGGGAGAAGAGAACGCCGGTGCCATGGACATTGGCCAAGGACTGGCAGTTGTTTTCAAAATAGAAAGCCATAATCACCCTACTGCAGTGGAACCTTACCAAGGTGCAGCCACAGGAGTAGGCGGTATCATGAGAGATATTTTTACAATGGGGGCAAGACCCATCGTATCTTTAAACTCTCTTAGGTTCGGTAACCCGGACGAACCAAGAAACAAATACTTATTGTCCAGAGCAGTCAAAGGGATCGGAGATTACGGCAACTCATTAGGGATCGCAGTCTCCGGTGGAGAACTATTCATCGACGAATGTTTTTCCAAAAACCCTTTGGTGAATGCGATGACTGTCGGGATCGTTAGACATGATCAAATGGCAAGCGCAACCACCGGAGGAAAGGTAGGTAACGCAGTATTCATCGTTGGCTCCACAACAGGAAGAGACGGGATCCATGGTGCATCTTTTGCTTCCAAGGATCTGACTAAAGAATCAGAATCCAAACGTTCCGCTGTCCAAGTAGGTGATCCATTTATGGAAAAACTACTGATGGAAGCGTCTCTAGAAGCTATTCAGAAAAAACTTTTAATAGGTATCCAAGATATGGGTGCTGCCGGAATTTCTTGCGCTACTTCTGAGATGAGTGCCAAAGGAAAATCCGGAATGAGGATCAATCTGGACCTGGTTCCTTTTCGCGAAACCGGAATGAATGCCTACGAAGCAATGCTCTCCGAAAGCCAAGAAAGAATGTTGGTAATCCCGGAAAAAGGAAAGGAAGAAGAGCTGGTTGCCATATTCAAAAAATGGAATCTAAACGCAGTACAGATCGGAGAAGTTACCGATACCGGTCTATTAGAAGTTTATAAAGATGGAAATCTAAAAGCCAAAATCCCTGCAGACACATTAGTTTTAGGCGGAGGCGCCCCTAGATACGTTAGGGAAACAAAACGTCCCACTTATTTGGATCAGGTTTCTTCTTGGACTCCCGATTCTACTCTCGATCTACAAGAGAATGAAGCCGGTAAAAAACTACTCAAACTATTAAATTCTTGGAATATATCTTCCAGAAAACCGATCATTGAGCAGTACGATACCGAAGTTGGTCTAGTCAAACTGATAGGACCAGGCGCAGACGGAGGATTGTCAGCTATTCCTGATACGGATATGGCATTGGCAACTGCGACGGATTGTAATTCCAGATTCACTTATTTGGATCCGTATTGGGGAGCAGCACTCGCAGTTTGTGAAGCGGCAAGAAACGTAGCCGTCACAGGCGCAGAACCTCTCGGAGTAACCAATAACCTGAACTTTGCAAACCCTTATATTCCGGAAAACTATTATATGTTTTCAGAATGTGTTCGAGGAATGGGAGATGCTTGTAGGTTCTTAGGACTTCCTGTCACGGGAGGAAACGTTTCCTTCTATAATGAGTCACCTGAAGGACCGATCTTCCCTACCCCGACTATTGGAATGGTTGGAATTCTGGACAAACAGAAGGAAGCGGTTTGGGGTGCTCCTAAAAAGGCAGGACTAAGTTTAGCACTTATCGGTAAATTTAATCCAAGTCTGGGCGGAAGTGAATACCAGAAGACTTTCTTAGGAAAAGTGCAAGGCCAGATCCCGAAATTCGAACTTTCCGACGAAAAATCATTATTAGAAGTTTTGGTCTCTCTTAGAAAGAACGGAAGCCTATCATTCGCCAAAGATCTTTCTTTGGGAGGAATCGTAGTAGCACTTGCAAAAATCGTAATACTATCCGGACTCGGGATCAAGGCAGACTTAAACGTTATCAAACAATCCAGAAAGGATCTCACACTTTTCGGAGAAAGTTCAGGTTCGGTCTTGATCGGTTACGAAAAAGGAAAAGAAGAAAGTATCAAATCACTTGTTACCTCAAAAGGTTTGGACTTCTATTCTATCGGAACAGTAGAATCGGATCCTAAACTCGAGATACAAGGATACGGAATTTCCATCTCTTCAAATGAACTGAAATCGGTTTATGAATCCGGTTTGGAGGAAATTTTCAAATGA
- a CDS encoding LA_3696 family protein, with protein sequence MSLELVPKPSKKLKEALGEDVAEELVDYIEKSQSFGKKTMNELSTERYERRLMEETGKLRAEMHDGFSKIQEQFREVYKEFARIHEKIASLHEAIQTQTRWMIAAIFGAIPLYLALYKYL encoded by the coding sequence ATGAGCTTAGAATTAGTTCCTAAACCTTCCAAAAAACTGAAAGAAGCACTCGGGGAAGATGTAGCGGAAGAGTTAGTGGATTATATAGAAAAATCGCAAAGTTTTGGGAAAAAGACTATGAATGAATTATCCACAGAAAGATACGAAAGAAGACTCATGGAAGAAACCGGCAAGTTAAGAGCCGAAATGCATGACGGATTCAGCAAGATCCAAGAACAATTCAGAGAAGTGTATAAAGAGTTTGCCAGAATACACGAAAAGATTGCTTCCTTGCATGAGGCCATCCAAACCCAAACAAGATGGATGATTGCCGCCATTTTCGGGGCCATTCCCTTATACCTAGCCTTATACAAATATTTGTAG